CCCAAATACAAAAAAAGAAGGCACAGGTTTGGGGCTAAGTATCAGTAAAGAGTTTATGGAAGCACAGAAAGGAAGCATAGATGTTGAAAGTGAATATGGAAAAGGAAGTTGTTTTTCCATAAAACTACCCATTGCTCCACATTAATTGGAGAAGCCGTTACAGGTATAATAAGACAACCGGGTATTAACGGGAATTTGGTGGTCATAAAATAGGCGCTGCAAATGCTTTTGGACTAGAAAATTTAGGCCCGGCATCTCGCTATACTTTTTGCGATGTTTCCTACAAACAGAAATGACATTCTATTGACCATTTTTATATATGGGTCTAATGTCTTTTGAAAAAACGGTTATATCCGGTGTTTTCCCATTCAGTTTATTTATCAAAAGATTATCGAAGTAGGCATCGTTGTTTTGCATATCCTTACTACCTGAAATTAACCCTGCCATGCCCTTAGCAAAAGTTGAATCAACTGTACTTAGTACCAACTTTCCATCCACTAAACAACTTATAGTTGTACCAGAAAAACGGAGCATCAGTTGATGCCATTTCTTTGTAGAATCAAGAGGTATTTTTGTCGTTGCCAAAAGCTTTCCCATTTTATTTTTACCATTCTCATGAGAAAGGAACAGACTACAAATTCCATCTGCCGAAAAACTACAATAATAGCCGCTTGGTTTGCAGCCATAGCCCGTACCGGTAGCAGACACACGCCCCATAACACCCGCCCATCCTCTTTTGCTAGGATACACATCGGCGCTTACTTCATAATCTCCCCAACTGCTGTCACCAATAATGGTATATGGTATCCAGCCGGGTGCCCAACTTTGAGCACCCGCTTTAATCACTTGATGTAAGCATTTTCCCTTATGATCTGGGCGTTCTGCAAGCTCAAACACACCTGAAATATCTGCTGTATAATGTGGGAGATATCCATAATTCCCTGCATTCTTATAAGACTCAAAATTGTCATAATAAGGAAAAGGGAAATGTTGCGATGTAGGTATTTCGGTAAAGGAACCTTTTTGCTGTCCCCTTAGCGTGGAAATAGAATATATCGATTCTGGTTCCAATGTAATTTGAAAATGACTATTAACAGGTGTAATATTTTGCAATCTTATAAACTGCTCCTTGATATTACTTCTCCATACACAAAGAGTACTATTAGGCAGGCCTCCCTTTATCGTAAAATTGAGGGTCTGATTTTTTTTGGCATTTTTTGTCTCAGCAATAATGCTATAATCATTTCCAGGAGATTTAAGTGTAACATAAGAGCCGCCGCCAACGAGCGTATCGCAGGCTCCTTTTAGATATTGCCAACCCACTCGCGTGAATTGTCCATAATGTGCATATCCCCATAGTACCTTTCGGATATGATAATTTCCGCTCCAGGGTTGCCGAGCAATCATCATCGGGGGTTTGTTTGAAAAGGGTTCTATGCCATAAGTTGAGCCTACCAAATACCAGTTCACAATCTTTGTAGCACCGCTTATAATAAAATTTCTATTAAAAGAGGCTACCAGGCTTATTTCGCAATCAAATCCTTTTTTATAAACATGCTCTTCTGTGTTCCAAATAGGTTTGTTTAAACGCTCACTTAATTTTATTACAGAAGGAGGAGTAGGTATTTCAGACATTGTATGTGCGCTTAAAACATCTACAGAAGCCCTTAATACGGAGTCCGTCAGCATAGTTTTACACCAATCAAATTTATTACTATTCCAATTATCAAATGCATGAATCTTAACTTTTGAGAGTCCGCTTTTATTGAGTGTAGTTCTTAGCATTTTTACAAAATCGAGATTTACGCCTCTTTCATTTCGGCATCCTATTGCATTCAAATCGATTCCGTAAACATTTTTCAACCCTTCTATCCATTTTACATAATAATTACACATGTCTTGGGACCAGAAATTACCATTGCCAATCCATTTGGGGCAGCTCCAGCCATTTGCATCAATGGTTATAGAAGGATTCCTTTTTTTCGCTTCACTCATTAGCAACCATTCATAACCTCTGCTATAGTTTTCATCCTCCCTGAAATGCATATGACTTGGTTCGGAGCCTTGTGTAGAATTACCATCTCCGGGCACTTCCACCAACAAAGTAGAAAGAGAAGCCCCGAAATCTGGTTTGAACAATAGATCTAAAATTTGATTGCGTTGCGGTGCCGGATAGTCTTTTAATAATACCGAGGTGGCGCCGCCCCCGCTTACGGCTCCAATACCATCAAAGCGCTTACCACCTGCATCTCCATCAATAGTAATGCTTTGCGCATTAACTTCATTAACGCAACAAAGTATCATACAAAATATAATCCTTACCCAAATTTTTGAGCCTATACAAATAACATTATGCGTTCTCATATCTAAATTTTTAGAGATAGCATAGATACAAAATAATTTTTGATAATATACCTATTTCTAGGGCTAAATATATATGGTCTACGTTTTTGCAATATTAAGATTTGGGTCTAAAAGAACGCTATTATTTTCATTGCCCTGTTCTTTCCAATGACACATCATCCACCTGACAGGATGCGTTTGCCTTTCCTTCGGCCAAGAAACCTATTTCCACCTTACCGTTGCTAATTGGAATTTGATTAAGTTCAATTTCTTTCCAACTTGCATTTTCATTCTTAATACTATACGCTAGCATTTTGCCATCGACTAAGGCATACATTTGCAGCTTAGAAAATCCGCTACTATTCTTCACTTTTGCAACTAATTGATAATAGCCTTCTTTTAATTTCACAAAAGGATTAGAAGCAATAGTCTGCGAAACCTTTCTTTCGAAATCAACGTTATCACTTATGTTGAGGCTTTTCTCTCCTATCACCATTTTTCTATCATCTTCTGTATTAAAATAATTCAACTGAGGTGATTGTTCATTTTCTGTCGAGATTCTATCCCCTTTAATAACAGAAGTTTCCCAGCCTGTCAATTGTTCTTGTACCGGTTTAAAATTGCTTGGAATCTTATTTCTATCTGCCTCGAAACTGCCGTTCTTCACATAATTATTATCATCAGCAACTTTCCATGTTCCTGTTTTGGCATCTAAATCCCAAGAGCTAAGTGAATTAAAATAAGGCGTATCTCCATCAAAAGACAGTGGGCACCATTGATTATACCCCCATCCATTCCCTGCAAAATCAGCCCAACGATCTCCACAAAATATTACCGCCTCTTGCTTGCTTCCTTCTACTGTATAGAAGAAACCTGTCTGTGTTATATGCGCATAATCATCAGCGCAACCATTCATCACCAACATATTATTGGTTGGTTTATAGGGCCCCCGAATATTGTCTGCCACTAAATAATAAGCGTGTGATGCATTCCAACCATATAAATTGGAAGCACACATGTAATATTTTCCATTGTATTTAAACATGCAATTCCCCTCACGACCTACACCCCGATAGACTTCTGTGCAATCTAATAAATTTACCATTCCATTTTTCACCCCAATTTCAGAAACATAAATTTTGCTTCTTCCACGGCCATAAGAATATATAAGATAAGATTTGCCATTATCATCCGTGAAAACAGTTTGATCACCCGTGTTTGGCGTACCAATTATATTTTTCATACTGATTTGCTGATACCATTTAAACGCTCCTACCGGAGAATTTGAAACGGCAATCAATACTCCATTTCCATGCTGCACAAATAAGGCATACTTCTTTAATTTTTTAATATAAGCAACACCCAAACGGCCAAGCCAAGTGGGTCTTTGAGAATGCTTCCTGATTTCCTCTTTTGTTAAAACATCGCCTTCAAATTTCCAATGCACTAAATCTATGGAGCTATAACAGGTAACCGATTCAAACGTAACAGAATGCTGTGTAATTGAAGGGTTTTCGCGATACGCACCGGCCTCTTTATAATGAACGCCATACCAATAATATTTCTTTGCACCTGTGGTTGGATCGGCAAATTTAAAAATCCCCCCGCCCTGACTATATATAGGCTTGCCATCCTCTGTATTCCAAAAAACATCATTCTTTATATTCCCTGCCTGCGCAGCTAACAAATTAGTAAAAAACACAGCTGGCATACTTGCTAAAACTACCTTCACAAAGTATGTAAGGTGCTTATTCATAAGGGTATTTCATTTTATTAGAACATTTTAATTATTAATAAAAGCCTTCTCAATCGAAACAAATTCGCCTGTACTTCCATAATCAGATTTTCTTTTATCTGACCAATTGGATTTTTTACCCAAAACAGTAACAGTTAAAACATACTGATTCTTTGACAAAATAGGACTCAAAAATTTAAGTGCTGACGCTGTATATTTACTATACATATCAACTATACAATTTAATACTTGATGTCCTTTTTTATCAAATAAAACTACCTTACCATAGCCACCATTAGAACTGACTAAGCTATAAAAACCAATTTGCCGACCATCGAATTTTATAGAAAAAGAAGCGCCTTTGACATTAGACCTTTTAGAAAATAATGTGTCATTGATTTTTAATGCCGACCAATGGGAGGAATAATTAATTATTTTATCATTAGAGTCAATAGTTCCTTTACACAATTCTTTTTGAGAAATCCTACCCGTCAAATTATTTACCTGCCAAGCATCTAAGTAGTTTGATAATGAAATGGATGTATCAATGAAACTAATTGGCTGCCAAACATAAGTCGCAGCGGATGCCTGCAAAGGAAAAGACCATCTGTCTCCCATAAACATATAGGAAGTATCTAAAGCTCCTTGAATAGGCAAGACAAAAGTTGTTTGAGCGTTCCAAGTAAGGGTTCCTTTAGGTGCAAAAATCCCACGAAAATGCCAAGGTCCTTTAATTGAATTGGCCGAAAAATAATAATTATCATTGCGCTCCCAGCTCGTTCTATTAGAGGATAAATAATAATAAATCCCATGCCGCTTAAACATAGCCGGAGACTCTCCATCCGGATCAATATTCTTTGCAACTTGTGCAACGATGCGTTTGTAATCCCTACTTAGTTTATAAATATCACCTCCATGTATCAATAAATATCCAACACCATCATTATCCTGAAAAGTCCCCATATCCCATTTCTTAATGGGTTTACCATTCCTCAATAAAGGGCCCTCAAACTTGTAAACACCATTGATTGTCGAGGAGGTCGCATAACAAATACATGGGTCTCGGTACGACAAAGTATCCGTGTGCATAAACATTATATACTCACCTGTTTCAGGGCATTTCATTACTTTAACCCTTTCTCCTACCCTATTGTGACCCAGGCGGCCAGAACTTTGAACTGGCAATGCAACTCTTTCAAATTTCCAATTGTATAAATCTTTGGATGAATAACAATTAAATCCAACAAAAGCATTGCTTGTATCGGAATGCGCTTCTCCGAAAAGATAATATTTGCCATTCTCTTTAATTATGTTGGCGCCATGTGCACTAACTATTCTACCTTGATTATCGAACCATGGAATTCCGGAAATGATCGCATTATAAGACTTCAACTTCTTTTGTGCCAACAAACCCTTGCCAATCAGCAATAGAAAAAAAAGCCCCATTAATTTATGTAATAATTTCATCAAATTCTTTGAAGAGTAAAATGTCTGCTTAGCCATCAATTTAGAATATTATCCGACTCAATGATCTTGTATTGAGGTTTCTGGCCATCATTACAAAGTACATTTTTAAAAGTTAGATGTGCGCAATTCTTTATGTGCACAATCGACTTTGATGGAAGTTCTATATTTTTAAAAAGAATATTTTTGGTATAATGCGCTTTATCAGCAAAGCCATTAATATCCATTACCACCTCATTGGATTTTGCCGCGCTTAGATTTAGATTAGAAAATTCCATATTGCTAAATAGAGGAATTTCAGGAGCGGGAGCACCGTCATTGTTGTAGTTTACAGCCGTATATAAAGTAATTTGCAACAAATCACAATCTCTTACAATCACATTTCTCACATAACCGCCACGATCTTTGGTAGCCTTTATTTGAAGGCCATGCAAAAGATGTCCAATTTTGCAATCTTGTATAAAAACATTGCTTACACCACCCGACATTTCACTGCCAATAGCAAGCGAATGGCCTTTTACAAAATTGCAATCTGTAATGCGTATATTTCTGGATGGCTTCCCTATAAAATAACCTTCTGGATTTTTGCCAGATTTAATAGCAATACAATCATCACCAGTTGAAAACGTACAATTAAAAATATAAGAATCTATGGAAGAGTCCGGGTCTATTCCATCACCATTATGTGCTGTGCTTATGATATTCAAATCGTGCAATACAACATCTTCACAATAAATATAATGAATAGTCCAGCAAGGAGAGTTCTCCACATTAAGACCTTGTATATCTATATTTTTTCCGTTCATTATACAAATTAACCTTCCGCGTCCTCTAAGTCCCGCAGCTTTTATCATGGCATTTCCAAGCGGGCTACCGCCTCCTAAAATAGTGCCTTCTCCGCATATACGAAGATTGCGAACATTGTATTTTCCATTGCTATGGTCCAGAGTCCCTGCGTTCAACAAACTCGCATAAGTTTTCAACTCCCAGCCTTCGAATCTATTTTTAATAAATGGCAGATAATCATTTACATCTTCGCTTCCTTTTAATACACCTCCTTTCGCAATTAATAAAGTCATATCGCTTTTTAAGTGTAAAGCTCCACTCAAAAATACACCGGCAGGAATAAGTACTGTACCATTCTTTGTGCAAGCATTTATTGCCTTTTGTATAGCGAGCGTATTTTTGGTAACACCGTCACCTTTTGCACCAAAATCTTTTATATTAAATACTTCTCCAGGTAATTGAGTTTTGCAGTTTACACTATTGGAGGCATTTGAAAGTTCTCCCAATTTATTTACCGCTTTTATCAAAAACACGTAAGATTTATTTGGCAGAAGATCTTTAGCTTCAAAGTTGGTTTTACTGGATTGTCCAACGAGTTTACCATCTTGAAAAATTTCATAAGACTTCACTTCTTTATATTTAACAGGTTTATCCCAAAGTAAAGTTGCTGAATTAGCCGTGATACTTGCTTTTGGAATAGTAAGATTTCTTACAGGAAGCACTTTCTGTCCAAATAATTGAGCGGAGAAAAACAATACTAAGAATCCACAAAAAAAAGATTTTAGATAATTCATTTAACGAAGTCGTTTAAACTTATAAAAAACAAACCGCCTAGGTCATTAAGCACCGATGTAGTTACAGGCAAACCAACCACAACGGCAGCCGCCGTGGTTGGTGGCTCACCAACCACTATTTAATAACATTGCATATAGGGAAATAGAAATTTCGCCATTTCAATAATAATTATACGCTATATGGTAAATTAAAAATGAAACAAACCCTAAATATTTTTCAACTACTTTACTTCGTTTCAATTTGCAAAACAGAAATTGAATTCGCAGGGAAAGTTCTAGTAAACACCTTACTAATTCCTTCTATACTTTCTTTTACAGGAACAATTTTAGTAGGATTATCTATTGAGTTGGTATCATCTTTATTTGCCGCTTTTAACACAATCAATGTTCCTTTTGGTTCTACTTTTTTCACACCATTCAAATTTATTTTTACATCTTCCGGGGTGGATTGTGTATTGACAAATTTTAGATAAATTGTTCCGGTCTTGCTATCTTTTGTTGCATCATAAAAAACAGCGGGAATCTCTTTCGCTGTTAATCCCCTGTCCAGCTCTTTCTTAGATAATTTTTGTAATTGAGTGGGATCATTTTCGCCGATAGTCTTAATTACTTCATCTCCTTTATTATTACTAAACATTACCTGAGCATAATAGGAAGGCGAGCCATAACTCCTCAACGTATTGTAGCCAATAAGATCCGATCTCCACTGCATTGCACCCGGATTTACGTTTACAAAAAGAGGCGCATAACTGGACATCACAACTATATCCGAATTGCGCTCCATTCCTGTCATCCAGGCAGCATCGCCCAAAGCTGCATTAAAATTTGGCGTAGGGCTTCCTTCTCTTGTAGCCCATTCTCCTACAAAAACTTTTGGGCCATTTCGATTATAATCGTCGTAATGATTTGCATCGCTTTCCATCTCAGAAGCCGTTCTATAATAATGTTCATCTACTACATCAGGCCGTTGCAAAGTCAGTTTCTCACGCATTCCAAGATTATCCTTACCTCCGATTGTAGCAATTATTTCTAGCTGCGGATATTTCGTTTTTATGGCTTTATAAAACTGGGCATAACGCCCGTCGTAACTGCCCGACCTATCAAATCCATCTTCATTACCAATTTCTACATATTTTAATTTGAATGGTTTCGGATGCCCGTCTTTGGCTCTTATTTTTCCCCATTTCGTATTTAGACTTCCAGTTACGTATTCTATTTCGTCTAAAGCACTATTCACAAAGGGTTGTAAAAAGGGTCCTGCTTCCAAATAATCTCTGTTAAGTGTGTATCCCGCAAACACAGCTAATACAGGTTCCATATTCAAATCCTCGCACCATTCTAAATATTCCAGAAGTCCCATACCATCGGATGAACGATAAGTCCATGGAGCCATATGCCCGGGTCTTTGACTAAGATCCCCAATCGTTTTTTCCCAATTGAACCTATCTGAAAATTTATCTCCTTCTAAATAATTTCCACCCGGCAATCGTAAAAAAGAAGGATTCATTGCTTTCAACATTTCCATTATATCTATCCGGTTTCCATTAGGTGTATGGTGATAAGTAGGCGGAAAGAGAGAAACCAAATTGAAATAATAATCACCTGCTTGTGGTGTATGTATCACAAAACGTGTATCTGCCGTTTCTTTAATATTATCGTCTGTTTGCAAAGTGTATGTATATTGTTTCCAATCCTTAGAATTTAATGTTATAGCAGCAGATGCATAAATAGTTTTGCCGTCATTGCTCTCTATGGAAACTTTAATAGGGCTAGAACCCGTACCAGAAGCTTTTGCAAAAAAGCTTCCCTTATAGGTGGTACTGGGCTTCACAGGGATTCCCCAAAATCCAGTATTATAGAACCCTGCATTTTTATCTTCCTTTCTCACATTCACTTTTAAGCAAACGGTGAGTGCTTTATTAATAGCGTTTTGATGATTTAAACCAATTGAATAATTATCATTATTTTCTTCCAATTTAGACCAAGCACTGGGCAGCTTTTCATTATCTTTAAAAATTCTATTCTGGATAAGTTCTCCATATAGGCCCCCATCGTAAGAATGATTTATTTCTTCTGTCATTAGACCATATAATGTGGGACTAACTTTTACTCCAGATTTGTTCAGGTTTAATGTTATTTGCATCGTTTTTTGTCCGTAACAAAAAGTACTACCTGCAATGGCAATCATCGTTCCAATAAGAAAACCTTTTTTCATTTTTTTTATTTTAAAAATTTAAACTTAAAATTTATTTCTACAATCATCTATCCTTTCCCTATTTATTTAATTGTATCGATCCAAATCCTGGACATCATTTCATGTCCTGCGGGCATCGGATGAACACCATCCCAGATCCAATAATCTGCCGGTGCTTTTTGTAAAGCCTGGTCAAAATGTTCCTGAAAGGGGATAAACACCGCACCAAACTCTTTCGCTAGCTTTTTGGCAACTTCCTGACGAGGCTTTACTTCTCCTTGCCAGTCCTGCCAATGCTCTTTTACTTTTGCTACAGGCAATATAAAGGGCTCACAAATAACTATCTTCGTTTCGGGAATTACCTCTTTAGTAATCTTGAGTAGGTGTCTGTAATCTCTTTCATAACTCTCCACTGTAAAGCTTTTATCCCCATTGATAGCCGCAAGCGAATCATTGACGCCAATTAAGATATTCAGTATGTCAGGCTTTATTGCCAAGGTATCTTTCTGCCATCTATTTAATAAATCGGTTACTCTATTGCCGCTAATACCCCGATTGAAAAACTGCAATTGCTTTTCAATATTATTGTACCACAATCTGCTTGCAATTAAATATGCATAATCTTGCCCTAACACATGGTTCCAATCTAAATTCCTGCCTCTGCCCCCGTCTGTTATAGAGTCTCCTTGAAACAAAACTTTGGTACCTAAAGGCCATTTTACATGGTGAGCCTTTTCTTCTGCAATTTTGAACTTCGGCAAACTTGCCGCAACACCTAAAATGGACATATTCTTGAGAAAACTACGGCGATTGTTCTGTTTCATCTATACGATCTTTAAAGCGTGTGCATAATCCATTAATGGCTTTTCGTTTGGAAAGTTTATCACCAAACCATCTTCTGTTTGTTGGTGTTTTAGTTGCTGATCTTTACTCAATAATTTTACACTAGAAATCTCTTTATAATTATTTCTAGACAGGCTTTTTATAAGTACAGTTCCGTTTTCCGGCCAGGCCATCACGGTTGCATAAAGTATATCTCCTTTTTGCGCAAACCGAATATCCTGTGATACAAAGGGTTTTCCTTTGCCTTCATTAAAGCCTTGCGCTTTTAAAGCTGTTACATTCTCCAGTGCAGGTCCTTCACCAAATTGCTTCCAGGGGCGGGTAGCATAAATACTTTCACTATTCAATCGCATCCAATCTCCGATTTCTTCTACAATAGCTTGCTCTTGCTCATCAATCGTACCATCACCTCTAACAGGAATATTCAGTAAGAGATTGCCATTTTTACTTACTATATCTACGAGCATTTGAATTACCGTTTTGGCAGACTTATATCCGTGTCTGTCATAAATAGCCCGATCATAATGCCAGCTTCCGATGCAGGTATCGGTTTGCCAGGGTAATGGTTGAATCTTATTAGCTTGTCCGCGTTCTATATCCCAGACCATACATTTTCTTTGTTGTTCGTCTAAAATCTTTCCAAAGACTACGGCTTCTAATTGCTTATGTTTTTTAAGATTTTTATTATATAAATGTGCAGCAACTTTCAGTCCCACATCACTGATAGGCCAAAGAGGAAGTGCCGTATCATCAAAGTACATTAAGTCCGGTTCATACTTATCTATCAACTCTATATGACGTTTCAAGAATTTCTCACAATAAGCTGCATCAGGAACGCAAGCGCCATTACCCCAATTCCATTGCTTGCTCGTCGAATTATTAGTTGCACTGTTTTTACTTAAAGGATGGTCTTGTGCATAGAGCGCCTGTGGATCAAGGCCCTCCCACCATTTACCTGTGCCTTCTTGTTTTGTCAACTTTCCATCATAGGGAATTCCTTTGTAGGCCCCTTCTTTATCTGAGCGTTGGGCCGTTTCATAAAAAAGCCAGGCATGTGCGGCGTGTACGCTTACACCAAAGGGTAAACCATTGGCTCTTGCTGCTTTCGCCCAGCCACCTATAATATCTTTTTTAGGCCCTAGCTTTACAGAATTCCATCTTTGATAACTGCTATCAAACAAATCCATATTGTCATGGTGATTGGCCATTCCCATAAAATACTTGGCACCTGTTTTTTTATACAGTGCTACCAATTCTCCGGGATTCCAGTTTTGTGCTTTCCAATCTTGTATAACTTCTTTAAATCCGGAAACAGAAGGATGTCCGTATTTTTCAAGGTGTAGTTTATATTGTCTGGTTCCTTCTTCATACATATTCCTTGCATACCAGTCGCCTGCTTCGGGCTGACATTGTGGCCCCCAATGTGCCCACATGCCAAACTTTGCATCTCTAAACCAGTCGGGAACTCGGTACTGTGACAGAGACTCCCAAGTAGGTTCAAATTTCAATCTATTTAAATTACTATTATTGAGTAAATCAATTGCTTTTAAATGTTTTGATAAAATAATAGCAGGAGCAAGTCCTCCTAAATATTTAAGCGCCTTTCTTCTTTCCATCGTAAAATATTTTTAAACAAAGCATGGATCAACTCTAAAATTTTATTTGATTTCTTTTAGCGGTGTTAATGTTACTGGTCCCGCTAACCCGGATGGACTTACCTCCCAATTTTTAGCTGTAAACAACCCATCTGGTCCTACGTCAGCCGGGTCTTTTGCCGGGAAATTTACATTGTAAAATCTTTTATAAACAAGTCTATGCTTATCCATATACCGAATTCTATTTGCCATCAAATTAGAAACTTTTACTTCTAAATGATTGTTGCCTTTGAATAAACTATTGGGGATAACCAACCCATCTCTGTCATTTAATAATGTTCCAATATTTTTCCCGTTTAACCACAATTCTGCGTTTTCTTTTACACTACCTAGATTCAATTGCCAATAAGAAGCATTGCCTTTAGGTTTCTTAAAATCTATTTGATAATCAGCAGTTCCGGAAAAATTATCTAGTTCTTTATTATCCAGATTTGTCCAATAATCAAGATGTTTTAACTGCATAGGTTTTGGCAATATTGGGCCGCCAGAAATAAATGTTAGCGACCATTTACCATCGATAGTTTGAGGGTTTTCTTTTACTTCAAAATATGGATATTCTTTCCCAGAAGCTTCCGCAGTATTCGTTTTTAAAATACAACTTTCATTGGGTTGCAATTGCAAGTAAACTTCAACATTTCCGTCATCAGCAATTTTAGTTTTTGTAAATCCAAATGCTTGTGACATCGGATTAAATACTGCAACAGATTTGGCAACCACTGCAAGGGGCACCCAACCTGTAAAGGAGCTATCGGATTCATTCACTACAAAATAATAATTGCCGCCATTATAAGAGCGTCTGACAAAGTGCAAGTCTTCTGATACCATTTTTTCCTGGCGAATCTTAGAAAAATGCAGCAATTTCGGCAGATCATTTCCTTTAATTATTCGACCTTTTCCAACCGTGGCTACAGTTAAGCCATCTGCATTTTCCTGAAAGTTTAAGGAATGTAATAAAGCATCCAATTCAGTTTGCCTTCCAGTCAAATTCGCTAATCCAGGAACACTCGATGGCAATGATTTGTAAATTAATATAGTTGCGCCGTTTTTCGCCAAGGAAA
The Arachidicoccus soli DNA segment above includes these coding regions:
- a CDS encoding SGNH/GDSL hydrolase family protein, yielding MKQNNRRSFLKNMSILGVAASLPKFKIAEEKAHHVKWPLGTKVLFQGDSITDGGRGRNLDWNHVLGQDYAYLIASRLWYNNIEKQLQFFNRGISGNRVTDLLNRWQKDTLAIKPDILNILIGVNDSLAAINGDKSFTVESYERDYRHLLKITKEVIPETKIVICEPFILPVAKVKEHWQDWQGEVKPRQEVAKKLAKEFGAVFIPFQEHFDQALQKAPADYWIWDGVHPMPAGHEMMSRIWIDTIK
- a CDS encoding alpha-L-fucosidase, with amino-acid sequence MERRKALKYLGGLAPAIILSKHLKAIDLLNNSNLNRLKFEPTWESLSQYRVPDWFRDAKFGMWAHWGPQCQPEAGDWYARNMYEEGTRQYKLHLEKYGHPSVSGFKEVIQDWKAQNWNPGELVALYKKTGAKYFMGMANHHDNMDLFDSSYQRWNSVKLGPKKDIIGGWAKAARANGLPFGVSVHAAHAWLFYETAQRSDKEGAYKGIPYDGKLTKQEGTGKWWEGLDPQALYAQDHPLSKNSATNNSTSKQWNWGNGACVPDAAYCEKFLKRHIELIDKYEPDLMYFDDTALPLWPISDVGLKVAAHLYNKNLKKHKQLEAVVFGKILDEQQRKCMVWDIERGQANKIQPLPWQTDTCIGSWHYDRAIYDRHGYKSAKTVIQMLVDIVSKNGNLLLNIPVRGDGTIDEQEQAIVEEIGDWMRLNSESIYATRPWKQFGEGPALENVTALKAQGFNEGKGKPFVSQDIRFAQKGDILYATVMAWPENGTVLIKSLSRNNYKEISSVKLLSKDQQLKHQQTEDGLVINFPNEKPLMDYAHALKIV